In Flammeovirgaceae bacterium, the sequence GACGGTGCTTGCGGATAATTGCTACTGCTTCTTTTTTTCCTTTCTCCGTTAGCCGCAGAGGTTTGTAGCTTTCGTAATGCACCAATTTTTTTGACGACAGCCTTTTCATCATACTGGTAACGGTAGGCATTTTTATTTCTAATCTTTTGGACAACTCATTTACATTCACTTCTCCTTTGTCATTAGACAGGTTAAGCAATGCTTTCAGGTAATTTTCTTCTGCCAGTGAGTTCATAAGGCAAAAATAATAATTAAAGTTAACAGCCTCTTACTTATTGAAAAATATTTTCTGAATAATTTAGTTAGCCTAATCTAATTTATATATTTGCAGAGTCAAACAATCATAGTAATCAAGATGAATAAGAAAAAGCTATACATTATCTCAACCATTTGCCTGATGGTGGCAATAATGGTTTCCTGTGAAAAGCTTGCTCCACATGAACCTGCCGAAGATGAAATTTTGGACGGGCCTGTGGAGGGTTTGAGCAATCAGCAGTATGCCCAATTTTTAAAGGGGGATATAGCGTTTAACGATGAGGTTTTTACAGCCCAAACAGGACTTGGTCCTATTTTCGTAGCTAACAGTTGCGGAAGCTGCCACGCAGGAGACGGCAAAGGACATCCTTTTACAACCTTGACCCGCTTCGGGCAGATAGATGAAACAGGCAATCAGTTTTTACATTTGGGAGGCCCGCAACTGCAAAATAGGGCTTTGCCCGGATTTACCCCTGAACAAATTCCTGCCGGAGCTACCTTTTCAAAATTCACTCCCCCTGCCGTAACAGGATTAGGTTTTCTGACCTTTGTTTCCGATTCGGATATTCTTGCAATGGCTGACCCGAACGATGCGGACGGAGACGGTATTTCGGGCGTTCCAAACTGGATTGATGTTCCTGCTTTTGTTGCCATACGTCAAAATGCTGTTTCTCAAGGCGGAAAATACATCGGGCGTTTCGGGAAAAAAGCAAGCGTTTATGATTTATTGCAGCAAACCGTAAATGCCTACAATCAGGATATGGGAATTACTTCGCTCTTTAATCCTGTTGATGTTTACAGCGGACTGGAGATTGACCCCGAAGTTTCAACACAAACCATTCACAACGTGGTGTTTTACCTGCAAACACTGAAAGCCCCTATACAGCGAAATCAAAATGATGCACAAGTAATTCAGGGCAAAAATATTTTCAATCAAATCAATTGTGCAGGTTGCCATAAACCGACTTTAAAAACAGGCTATTCGCCCATTGCCGCGCTTTCATACAAAACATTTCATCCTTACACCGATTTATTGCTGCACGATATGGGTTCGGGGCTTGATGACGGCTACACTGAGGGTAACGCAAAAACGTATGAATGGAGAACGCCACCGCTTTGGGGTTTGGGACTTTCGCCCAATTCACAGGGCGGACAATATTTTTTAATGCACGATGGCAGAGCAAAAAGCATTGAAGAAGCTATATTAATGCACGGTGGCGAAGCAACCAACAGCAAAACGCAATATCAAAACCTTTCACAAGCGGACAAAGATGCTTTAATCAAATTCTTAAAATCACTGTAATGGATAGGAGAGAATTTATCAAAACCTGCGGATTTGCCTGTTTAGGAGGAACAACGTTAACCGTTTTACTTGAAAGCTGTGCAGGCACAAATTACCTTGCACAAACGAGCTATGCAAATAATCAAATTACCATTCCGAAAACCGAATTTATAAAGGTTACGAAAGACAAATCCATACAGCGAAAATATGTATTGGTGCGACACGATAAATTCAGCTACCCGATTTGCGTTTACAAATTAGACGAAGAAAATTATTCCGCTTTGTTGATGCAATGCACTCACAAAGGTTGCGAGTTACAGGCACAAGACGATTTTCTGATTTGTCCCTGTCACGGAAGCGAATTTACCAATCAGGGTGTTGTTCAAAACCCACCCGCAGAACAAGATTTACAAACTTTCAAAATCTCAACTGACAATGAAAACATTTACATATATCTTTAAAAGAAGTTTGATTTTTGTAGTCTTGTTTTGCTCTTTCACAAACAGCAATGCACAAACCGATACAACTAAATTTATTCAACGTATTCCTGCCGATACTTCTAAACAAAGGTTGAATATGGATGCCGTTTACAACCGTCCGTTTCTTACGGCAGGAAAATTGCCGATTGCTATTGGCGGTTATCTGGAAGCCAATACACAATACGCACAAACAGACGGAATTTCAGACGGTTTTTCATTTCAGGCAAGGCGTTTTACTTTGTTTTTCTCATCCACCATTGCAAAAAAAATAAAGTTCCTTTCCGAACTTGAATTTGAAGACGGCACAAAAGAAATCAATATTGAATTTGCGGCAATGGATATAGAATTTCATCCGTTGCTGAATTTGCGGGGCGGAATAGTAATGAACCCTATCGGGGCGTTTAACCAAAATCACGATGGACCTTATTGGGATTTTATTGACCGTCCAATTTCCGCCACAACGATTATTCCCTCTACACTATCGAATGCGGGCTTTGGCTTGCACGGAAAATACTTTGTTAAACGCTGGATTTTTGGTTACGAAGCATATCTGACCAATGGCTTTGACGACAATATTATTTCCAATGAAGATAACAGAACATCGCTTGCAGCAGGAAAAAGAAATCCTGCACGTTTTGAAGAAAGCAATAGCGGACTGCCAATGTTCACAGGGAAACTTGCCATTCGCAACCGAAAAATCGGTGAGTTGGGTATTTCTTATATGACAGGCGTTTACAACAAATGGAAACAAGACGGATTGATATTAGACAGTAAAAGAAGTGCAAGTATTTTGGCTGTTGACTTCAATACTTCTATTATCAAAAACAGACTGAATATTACATGCGAAGTGGCAAAAGTTTTTGTGGACGTTCCTGAAACATACACACAACAATTCGGCACACAGCAATTCGGTGGCTATATTGATATTGTCGGCACAGTATTGAAAAGGAAAATTTTAGGTTGGGACAATGCGAAACTAAATGTGGGAGTTCGTTTGGAATATGCCGACTACAATCAAGACAAATTCAAAGAAACAGGCGGAAACATTGCAGATGATATTTGGGCAATCGTTCCGTCAATCGCTTTCCGTCCTGTTGGCACTACCGTTTTGCGGTTCAATTACCGCTATGAACAACAAAGGGATTTATTGGGTAATCCACCTGCCCTGACAGGAGTTATACAATTTGGATTTTCGACTTATTTTTAAAAATGACTAATCGGACAATTTGGTAACTTGAATGAACTATTGGAGTAAAGAAAGACAGCAACCGCACAGGGTCAAGCACATTTGCAAACCGCTCAAAGCCGACACACAGACCAAAGTTTGCAAAAGAGCTTGCCCCTTTCCAACCCGATAAAAATTTTTCCTTCCCTTCTTTTTTAATTTTTTCCCCCGACACGCAACCCGACACAGGCGACCCTAACCTGACAACGACTGACCACGAGCGACAGAACCACAGCCGCTAACAAGGGCTTGGCGAAATGCGGGGTGAAGTGCTTCGTATGAACATTTGTGCTAAATTTGAACTTTGGTGCTTCGATTGAAGTGTAGTGCTAAAAGTCCCGCACTTCGCCAAGCCCCGAACCGTTAGCGTTCATGCCGGTGGACAGCTCCGATAAATTTGGAAGTATATCTAAATAGTATATACCTTTGGACAAAGGTAATACTATGAAAAATCTTTCATTAAAACTTGAGGACGACATTTTTCAGGAGACTGAGAAAATCGTGTCCAAAGTAAAAAAGAACCGGAACAGGTATATTAACGAAGCTATCGAATTCTACAATCGACTTCATAGACGTAGGCTGCTTTCAAAACAGTTGAGTAAAGAATCAAAAATCGTTGCCAAGGACTCATTAGAGGTTTTGGCTGAGTTTGAAAAAATGAACGATGAAGATTAAGCAATTCGAAATCTGGATTGCCGACCTCAATCCATGAATGGGGACAGAGGCCGGTAAAATCAGACCTGTCATTATTGTCCAAACAGACTTGCTTAATAAAGAGCATCCATCGACTATTGTTTGCCCTATAACGACAAATGTAAAGCCGGACTCAGAAATATTGAGAGTTCATTTGAAAAAATCAAAATTTGGACTCAAGGAGGACTGTGACATAATGATTGACCAGGTGAGAGCAATTGATAACAAACGACTTGTGAAAAAAGTTGGAATAGTGGACAGCGACACAGCAGATAAAGTTAGAGAGAATTTAAAAATTGTTTTGGACTTGGACTAAAACGGCACAAACGCTAACACCGTGTTTATTTAATTGCGGGGTGTTGTGTATCAATTGAAATTCGTTTCTTAACTTAGTCCGCTTTAGGCGGACAGTTGCGGAGCAAGTCGCGCTAAACATTCCGCTGCGCTTCATTTTTTAGCGCTCCTTATTCCGCTCACTGTCGCAAACACAAACGTTACCTCGACAATAATAAAAACAAAATGAAAAAATTAGTATCCTTCATCATTCTGGCAACTGTATTAACATCTTTCAGTACTGACATGGATACTTTTGTTGGAAAAATTCTCTATAAAAACTCATTTACTGACCTGAGAGGCAACGACATCACCAACCAGTTAGCACCCTATTTTGGACGAGAGCAACACTACTTCATTGACAACCGGAATTACAAGTCGCACAACGAACAAAATGCCTTGATGCAGTTATATAACGGTGAAACAAACAGCTACTATTATTTCAATAAGGACAAGTCTGCCATAAAATACGATGCCGCCATGCAGACTTCGCAGAAGTTTATAGTAACCAACCTTAACAAAAAGGAAAAAATTGCCGGTTACAAATGTGAGTCGGTTCAAGTGGAGACAGACAATACAACCACAGTGTACTACTTTAACAAAACCATAAGGACCAACCCGGAGAATTTCGCTAACCATAACTTCGGTGGATGGAATAAATATTTAAAAGCAACTGGCGGAGCCTTAAGCTTGAAATTTGTAATGACTGACCATAAAAATGGGTACATCCTGACAAGCGTTGCAACCGAAGTTTCAAAGCAACATTTAACTGCAGCCGACTTTACGGTTCCGGCAGACATAAAACTAACCGATTAACTGTACCTGACAATCATTTACCGGAATGGGGCCGTTCACCGATTAAGGTCATTACCCTAAACCTAACCAACCATCATCCCTATGAAATTAAAAACCTTCCTTGTTATATGCATCACGTTGGTTGCATTGGCATGCCGTAAGCAAACAACCCTGCCATCCGACCCGGTGGCCGAATCGCAAAAATTTTCACCACCCGATAAAACACCCAAACCACAGGGCACCGCGCTTGAACTCGGCCTGGCCGGCAGCGCCAAAGTGTTCTGCTCGGCTTTGTTTGTTTCCGGCAGAAGGCCCGAAGAGGCCATCGTGCACAGCATGACCATTTTTCTGCCCAAAGAGGCGCACAGCAGTGTGAAATATATTATCGACCAAACTAAAAAATCAGTAGCGCTGATTTACAACGATACGTTAAGGAGGTCAGCCACCTATTCCGGTGATTGCGGCTGCATCATCGATACGCCACAGGGCATTGCCTTCACACCACCGGTAATCCTTACAACATTGCCCGAAGCATCCACGCAAGCATGGCCCATGGGCGATGCTCCTGAAAAAACAAGTCCACGTTTACCCCTCCATTCCGATTCACTAAATAAAGCCATTGAAACCGCCTTCGCTCCAGATTCCTACACGGCCGCCTTCCTGGTTATCCATAACGGAAAGATCATTGCCGAACGTTACGACAATGAAGCGAATGCCAACATGCAACTGGAAAGCTGGTCGATGGGGAAAAGCATTACTGCTTTATTAATCGGTCGGATGATTCAGCAGGGGTACTTTAAACTGGATGACCCCGCGCCCGTTCCGGCCTGGCAGCAGGAAGGCGACCCGCGAAAAGAAATACGCATCAGAGATTTGTTACAGATGAGCA encodes:
- a CDS encoding Rieske 2Fe-2S domain-containing protein, with translation MDRREFIKTCGFACLGGTTLTVLLESCAGTNYLAQTSYANNQITIPKTEFIKVTKDKSIQRKYVLVRHDKFSYPICVYKLDEENYSALLMQCTHKGCELQAQDDFLICPCHGSEFTNQGVVQNPPAEQDLQTFKISTDNENIYIYL
- a CDS encoding serine hydrolase, which translates into the protein MKLKTFLVICITLVALACRKQTTLPSDPVAESQKFSPPDKTPKPQGTALELGLAGSAKVFCSALFVSGRRPEEAIVHSMTIFLPKEAHSSVKYIIDQTKKSVALIYNDTLRRSATYSGDCGCIIDTPQGIAFTPPVILTTLPEASTQAWPMGDAPEKTSPRLPLHSDSLNKAIETAFAPDSYTAAFLVIHNGKIIAERYDNEANANMQLESWSMGKSITALLIGRMIQQGYFKLDDPAPVPAWQQEGDPRKEIRIRDLLQMSSGLHFLAHRDPEASTYTQYLDHWYIYTGAVDAFTYSYSRPLQYPVGSTGRYRNCDPLTAGFIIRRTCEENGLPYHTYPQRELFDKIGIRKQVLETDPYGNFLLSGYDYGTARNWGRLGLLCLQDGVWNGERLLPEGFIDFVSSPAPGWEKPEYGGFFWINIDTFPIKEKAYYAAGAGGQYTVIIPDKNLVVVRMGHFNGSAIGTRALGQALASLVNNIN
- a CDS encoding c-type cytochrome is translated as MNKKKLYIISTICLMVAIMVSCEKLAPHEPAEDEILDGPVEGLSNQQYAQFLKGDIAFNDEVFTAQTGLGPIFVANSCGSCHAGDGKGHPFTTLTRFGQIDETGNQFLHLGGPQLQNRALPGFTPEQIPAGATFSKFTPPAVTGLGFLTFVSDSDILAMADPNDADGDGISGVPNWIDVPAFVAIRQNAVSQGGKYIGRFGKKASVYDLLQQTVNAYNQDMGITSLFNPVDVYSGLEIDPEVSTQTIHNVVFYLQTLKAPIQRNQNDAQVIQGKNIFNQINCAGCHKPTLKTGYSPIAALSYKTFHPYTDLLLHDMGSGLDDGYTEGNAKTYEWRTPPLWGLGLSPNSQGGQYFLMHDGRAKSIEEAILMHGGEATNSKTQYQNLSQADKDALIKFLKSL
- a CDS encoding DUF4412 domain-containing protein, whose product is MKKLVSFIILATVLTSFSTDMDTFVGKILYKNSFTDLRGNDITNQLAPYFGREQHYFIDNRNYKSHNEQNALMQLYNGETNSYYYFNKDKSAIKYDAAMQTSQKFIVTNLNKKEKIAGYKCESVQVETDNTTTVYYFNKTIRTNPENFANHNFGGWNKYLKATGGALSLKFVMTDHKNGYILTSVATEVSKQHLTAADFTVPADIKLTD